GCGCACCAAGCCGGCAAGGCCATTGGTGGTTTCGGAACCGGAATTTCCGCCCCCTAGGCAGCCCGAAACGAGGGCGGATAGGGCGGATAAGGCCGACACCGTGGCGAGGATGGAAAGGATCGACCGGACAGGCCGGGGCATGCGCCTGTGGCTCATGCCTTATCCTCGCCGGCATGGTCGTCGCCGGGCGGTTCCGCGTCGCTTCCCTGCTCCGGGGCGTTTTCCTCGACCAAGGCCTCCCCGACCAAGGTCAGGGGAAAGGCCTGGAAATTGATTTGGTAGACGCAATCGGGATCATCGCTATCCGACATCATATGCATGATGGACTGGCGCAGTTCGCGGATCCGCTGCTTAATCTCCTCCAGGTCTCTGAACTTGATGGCCACGGTGACCGTGGAGATGTCCCGATGGTCCTTGGGATCGTCGCAAAGGGACTGCCGGGCCAGGTTCAGGCTTTCCAATTGGAAGTTCCTTATGGCCGTCGACTGCCATTTCTCGCCGGTGGTGAGGGGCGGGCCCACCACCTCGTAGCGTCCGGACTTGTTCATCTGCAGGATCCCTAGGTCCGTCAGCAGGCGGATGCTTTCCTCGGCTTCCTCCGAGGTGATGGCCGGATGCAGACGCGAGGCCAGGTCTGCATAATCCCCGCGGAACTCGTAGAAGGTTAGCAGGCTGCGGATGGCGCTGTGGTACCACTTTTGGTAGTAAACATACTGGCTTATCTCGAGGGGACGGCTTTCCATGCCCCGGAGGGCGATGAGCTTCTCGAAATGGATCTTGATTTCAGCCGGGACCTTGGCCCGGCCGTAGTGGACCAGGGCTTCGAAATACTTGGCTTCCTCCGCTCCCAGCTTGCAGAGCTTGACGACGGCGGGAATGGCTCGCTCGGGGAGGGAGACCTTTCCCTGGGTCACCTTGACCAGGAACCCCGGGTCGATGCCCAGGAACCGGCCCATGTACCGGTAGGAGAAGAACGCGTTCTGCCGCTTGCGGAACTCGTAATAATCCTTTATGAAGGCGGTATAGCTCAGGTATTCGAAGATGCTCAGCATGGGATTCCGTCCCAAATATACGGGCTGCGATCCGGCTTGGCTTGCGACTCCCCAAAAAGCGTTGAGGCGCCAGAGTCAACGCTCATATTCTGCACCCTAGAGGCCGGGATACCACACCCAAGGCATTCCATCGTTGATGGGACGGGTTCAACGGTTTCTGCCGGGGATCGCTTGCGGCCC
This DNA window, taken from Fibrobacterota bacterium, encodes the following:
- a CDS encoding TIGR02147 family protein, with the protein product MLSIFEYLSYTAFIKDYYEFRKRQNAFFSYRYMGRFLGIDPGFLVKVTQGKVSLPERAIPAVVKLCKLGAEEAKYFEALVHYGRAKVPAEIKIHFEKLIALRGMESRPLEISQYVYYQKWYHSAIRSLLTFYEFRGDYADLASRLHPAITSEEAEESIRLLTDLGILQMNKSGRYEVVGPPLTTGEKWQSTAIRNFQLESLNLARQSLCDDPKDHRDISTVTVAIKFRDLEEIKQRIRELRQSIMHMMSDSDDPDCVYQINFQAFPLTLVGEALVEENAPEQGSDAEPPGDDHAGEDKA